Proteins from one Aspergillus nidulans FGSC A4 chromosome VIII genomic window:
- a CDS encoding tRNase Z (transcript_id=CADANIAT00001701) — MATLAENPVVAQTSYDQDLDSFLNLDQLGYTPSEPARSKIGLPTSHPALPSSEYVSSDARSSSFASSSQSPVAFPAPSHQYEEHKQQTGIPPGALAQAIPFNQVMPFGATNPGFAVNGDMFQPQIKRDEAPLDFNSTPTRNISEMDLESDSIMATVPGFYVSQNSTNNQFVDPNALGGQEVVPMGSSTQVGRMYPGMHQQAAMAKAAQQQRQNELLRQQQQQQQQQQQQQQQQQQQQQQQQQQQQQIHHPHAPNASVDERISRLLQQMKSASVTPSDSSPSPSAAPLTRTKKDEQDMDEDERLLASEEGKKLSSKERRQLRNKVSARAFRSRRKEYIGQLENEVAQKTNEAHELRQQNRALCDENARLTDLVRQLLSSPSFSHYLDEQPNVNGLPSAQVPLPHLPQQSQNSTIPQSALQQSNPVKEQTPNHGQQGYQMQQQNSQMGMMMVPSQGIDVSAMNMNNGGWNSGIDFNPSVFAVLEVPEPPVLDFDTLSGKPSGLEGISFTDVSSKRDASFLSFSPHEEQTAVDAGEVNVDVDESDPVLALFADQPRRSVSTIAQDPSLDGIEVGKASNYELVVESDFEAAASRLAYLCKTPAASIVRSLKPSEKDNSKHYTKKQKRSFVYNTSPILEPPQIPKIGITQMKFYYQILTTPTADTPGSALLLHFPGKRYLFGQIAEGFQRACTERGTKLTDVSDVFLSGRMGWDTTGGLIGMILTKADARASSKEALEALEREKEANRQKRGWTKKDTKQTPANAELEDPQHDLTVHGSKNLAHTLATARRFVFRQGLPVHTKEYDAESVAKRLRTDQSDPFEVPTFSDENIKVWTMPISPSSTTPRSQSPKKRSLDEFREDVRGLVEVDQQSKDQLVRQSVVSHMFDSTWTLDALEETRLADVKMPAQIFVRNPETKDLDKYTGPLPGGDEEVPEMTVLVRKPWPGASISKIPTTTPCVESLCYIIKNHDLRGKFDAKKAIALNVKPGPDFGALTRGETVKATDGTMVTPEMVLEPTKPGKGLAVMDLPTSDYVESLLNRPEWKSPSVASNLAAFFWILGPGVGEHPRLREFVASMPNCKHIVSSTDYCPNYLTMQSVAGSAIRMARIRPDNYLVPIHDNNSVPQTQSSLEDRMAVDSQNHSFERAEPGLIVSMEPEFKINSDEVPRRLNAGSILTKMPQSAVRRARLVTKRLQHPLRQEKIQQFVSDIPGADAEIITLGTGSSAPSKYRNVSSTLVHVPGRGYYLFDCGEGTLGQLKRMFSPEQLREVLQNLRLIWISHLHADHHLGTVSVIKAWYQENYPSGVAQLSEPEKDIGKILEEKRLFVVSDLMMIEWLEEYAGVEDFGFAKLTPLSAYLYRTGDEGMKWSFKYRHCRADGSYRGREVEHIKPEQSELKFNCKGSPGEELSAKLRKATGLSDILTAYVSHCRGAMAVSLIFPDGFKVSFSGDCRPSPTFVTIGQDSTVLIHEATFSDDMVGSALAKKHSTAQEAIEVGRKMRARTILLTHFSQRYQKIAHFNQPKELVQDKSVTARDFRAHKSIRRKQETAAAEAASTDIPFKNDIDAQENIALDEPAALNPDATESLELSEPSELPEPDAPPRPIVPIIAAFDHMRVRVRDMYTLEQYAPAVERLFDIIERASKLEQNQAREKRRREVEENEKRKEFRRENKFKTKQEQMSQEQREMAKAEKEARVSDRSSSQSRPQSPDAKVSIWDAPESESGWSSDESGKDA, encoded by the exons ATGGCGACGCTCGCGGAAAACCCGGTTGTCGCTCAGACGTCTTATGATCAAGACCTCGACTCGTTCCTCAACCTGGACCAGCTGGGCTACACCCCTTCAGAGCCAGCACGATCAAAAATCGGCCTGCCAACATCgcatcctgctcttcctAGCTCAGAATATGTTTCCAGCGACGCAAGAAGTTCCAGCTTTGCCTCATCCAGTCAATCACCCGTCGCTTTTCCGGCCCCTAGCCATCAATATGAAGAACACAAGCAACAGACAGGCATTCCGCCTGGTGCCTTGGCTCAAGCTATCCCTTTCAACCAAGTGATGCCCTTTGGCGCTACAAACCCTGGCTTCGCCGTGAATGGCGACATGTTTCAACCTCAGATTAAGCGCGATGAAGCGCCCCTGGATTTCAACTCTACCCCAACCCGGAACATTTCTGAGATGGACCTCGAGTCAGACAGCATCATGGCTACGGTTCCCGGTTTTTATGTCTCGCAAAATTCAACCAATAACCAATTTGTGGACCCGAATGCTTTGGGAGGACAGGAAGTTGTTCCCATGGGTTCCTCCACACAAGTCGGACGCATGTATCCTGGCATGCACCAGCAAGCTGCCATGGCCAAAGCCGCTCAACAGCAGAGACAGAATGAGCTGTTGCgtcaacagcaacagcagcaacaacaacaacaacaacaacaacaacaacaacagcagcagcagcagcagcagcaacagcaacagcaacaaatTCACCACCCACATGCCCCAAATGCATCAGTCGATGAACGTATCTCACGCCTTCTACAGCAGATGAAATCTGCGTCTGTGACGCCCTCAGATTCTTCCCCATCGCCGTCTGCTGCACCATTGACAAGAACCAAGAAAGATGAGCAAGAtatggatgaggatgagaggCTCCTCGCCAGTGAGGAAGGCAAGAAACTGAGCAGCAAGGAGCGCCGGCAGCTCCGCAACAAGGTTTCAGCACGTGCTTTTCGATCTCGAAGGAAAG AATACATCGGACAGCTGGAGAACGAGGTCGCCCAGAAGACCAACGAAGCTCACGAACTGCGCCAGCAGAATCGTGCTCTTTGCGACGAAAATGCTCGTCTGACGGACTTGGTTCGTCAGCTGCTATCGTCCCCCAGCTTTTCGCACTATTTGGATGAGCAGCCAAACGTTAATGGTCTCCCCAGTGCTCAAGTGCCATTGCCTCACCTGCCGCAGCAATCGCAGAACTCAACTATCCCGCAATCCGCGCTTCAGCAATCAAACCCTGTCAAAGAGCAAACTCCCAACCACGGACAGCAAGGATATCAAATGCAACAGCAAAACTCCCAAATGGGAATGATGATGGTTCCGAGCCAGGGGATTGATGTCTCTGCAATGAACATGAACAATGGTGGCTGGAATTCTGGGATCGACTTCAATCCCTCCGTGTTTGCTGTTCTGGAAGTCCCTGAGCCTCCCGTACTAGATTTCGACACTCTTTCCGGTAAACCGTCTGGGCTCGAAGGGATCAGTTTCACCGACGTTTCTAGCAAAAGGGACGCTTCAttcctctcattctctcCCCATGAAGAACAAACGGCTGTGGACGCTGGGGAGGTGAacgttgatgttgatgaatCCGACCCGGTTCTTGCACTGTTCGCCGACCAGCCACGAAGATCCGTGTCGACTATCGCACAAGATCCATCCTTAGATGGTATTGAGGTCGGAAAGGCTTCTAACTACGAGCTTGTTGTCGAAAGTGACTTTGAGGCCGCTGCCAGTCGGCTTGCCTACCTTTGCAAAA CTCCCGCAGCCTCGATAGTCCGCTCCCTCAAGCCCTCCGAGAAAGACAATTCGAAACATTATACGAAGAAGCAAAAGCGATCTTTCGTCTACAATACATCACCTATTCTGGAACCACCCCAAATTCCAAAAATCGGAATTACGCAAATGAAGTTCTACTATCAGATCTTGACGACGCCGACGGCTGATACCCCAGGCTCGGCGCTTCTCCTGCATTTCCCAGGGAAACGTTATCTTTTCGGCCAAATTGCAGAGGGGTTCCAACGAGCATGTACGGAACGAGGGACAAAGTTGACGGACGTGTCTGATGTTTTCCTGTCGGGTCGGATGGGATGGGACACAACTGGAGGCTTGATTGGCATGATTCTTACGAAGGCCGATGCTCGCGCCAGTTCAAAGGAGGCTCTGGAAGCCCTCGAGCGCGAAAAGGAGGCGAATCGACAGAAGCGAGGGTGGACCAAGAAAGATACGAAACAAACGCCGGCCAACGCAGAGCTCGAAGATCCGCAGCACGACTTGACTGTCCACGGTTCAAAGAATCTTGCTCATACCCTGGCTACTGCGCGGAGGTTTGTCTTCAGACAAGGTTTGCCCGTGCATACGAAGGAGTACGACGCGGAAAGTGTTGCAAAGAGGCTGCGCACTGATCAAAGCGACCCCTTTGAAGTGCCGACTTTCTCGGATGAAAACATCAAGGTCTGGACCATGCCTATCAGCCCGTCTTCTACTACACCACGTTCGCAAAGCCCTAAAAAGAGGAGTCTTGACGAATTTCGCGAAGATGTGCGGGGTTTAGTGGAGGTGGACCAGCAATCCAAGGATCAATTGGTGCGGCAGTCTGTTGTGTCTCATATGTTTGACTCAACTTGGACTCTGGATGCATTGGAGGAAACCCGTCTTGCCGACGTCAAAATGCCAGCGCAAATCTTTGTACGAAATCCGGAGACCAAGGACCTGGACAAGTACACAGGCCCGCttcctggaggagatgaggaggtTCCTGAGATGACCGTTCTTGTCCGTAAACCCTGGCCCGGCGCGTCGATCAGCAAGATCCCAACAACCACACCATGCGTTGAGAGTCTATGTTACATCATCAAGAACCACGACCTCCGCGGAAAGTTTGATGCTAAGAAGGCAATCGCTCTGAATGTCAAGCCTGGCCCTGACTTTGGTGCTCTGACAAGGGGTGAAACTGTCAAGGCTACTGATGGAACGATGGTGACACCTGAAATGGTGTTGGAGCCTACAAAGCCTGGCAAAGGACTGGCAGTAATGGACCTCCCGACTTCGGATTATGTCGAGAGCCTGCTAAACCGGCCCGAATGGAAGTCCCCCTCAGTTGCAAGCAATTTGGCAGCTTTCTTTTGGATCCTGGGTCCTGGTGTCGGGGAACACCCTCGGCTTCGGGAATTCGTCGCTTCAATGCCGAACTGCAAACACATCGTCTCGAGCACGGATTATTGCCCGAACTATCTGACCATGCAGAGTGTTGCCGGGTCGGCCATTCGCATGGCCCGGATAAGGCCTGATAATTACCTAGTCCCTATACACGACAACAACAGTGTTCCACAAACGCAATCCAGTCTGGAAGATCGCATGGCCGTGGATAGCCAAAACCATTCATTCGAACGAGCCGAGCCCGGACTCATCGTTAGTATGGAGCCCGAGTTCAAGATAAACTCAGATGAAGTACCGCGACGACTGAACGCAGGTAGCATCCTGACAAAGATGCCGCAGTCTGCTGTAAGGCGGGCTCGACTAGTTACCAAGAGGCTGCAACATCCGCTACGCCAGGAGAAGATTCAGCAATTTGTGAGCGACATTCCTGGTGCCGATGCGGAGATCATCACGCTCGGAACGGGATCTTCTGCACCTTCAAAATATCGGAATGTTTCCAGCACCCTGGTTCATGTTCCAGGTCGGGGATATTATCTATTTGATTGTGGCGAGGGCACGCTTGGTCAGCTTAAGCGCATGTTCAGCCCTGAGCAGCTGCGTGAAGTTCTTCAAAACCTGCGGCTAATCTGGATTAGCCATCTCCATGCGGACCACCACCTTGGTACAGTCTCTGTTATAAAGGCTTGGTACCAGGAAAACTATCCCAGCGGAGTTGCACAGCTGAGCGAGCCTGAAAAAGACATAGGGAAGATCCTGGAGGAGAAGCGTTTGTTTGTCGTATCTGATCTCATGATGATTGAGTGGTTGGAGGAATatgctggtgttgaagaTTTTGGTTTCGCCAAGCTCACGCCTCTATCTGCCTATCTATACAGGACTGGCGACGAGGGGATGAAATGGTCATTCAAATACCGCCACTGCCGTGCCGACGGCTCTTATCGTGGGCGGGAAGTTGAACACATAAAACCGGAACAAAGTGAACTGAAATTTAACTGCAAAGGATCACCAGGAGAGGAGCTAAGCGCCAAGCTTCGCAAAGCCACGGGTCTGTCCGATATTCTAACGGCATACGTCTCCCATTGCCGTGGTGCAATGGCAGTCTCACTCATCTTCCCTGATGGCTTCAAAGTCTCCTTCTCAGGTGACTGCCGGCCATCGCCTACGTTTGTGACTATTGGACAGGACTCTACCGTCCTTATCCACGAAGCCACATTTAGCGATGACATGGTCGGCTCCGCTCTCGCAAAAAAACATTCCACCGCCCAAGAAGCTATTGAAGTAGGCCGCAAAATGCGCGCTCGCACTATCCTCCTCACCCACTTCAGCCAGCGCTACCAAAAAATCGCCCACTTCAATCAGCCCAAGGAACTCGTCCAGGACAAGTCAGTCACAGCCCGTGACTTCAGGGCACACAAAAGTATCAGGCGCAAGCaagaaacagcagcagccgaagcagcaTCCACAGATATTCCCTTCAAGAACGACATTGATGCGCAGGAGAACATTGCCCTTGATGAACCTGCGGCCTTGAACCCCGACGCCACGGAGTCGTTAGAACTATCTGAGCcttcagagcttccagaacccGATGCCCCACCACGTCCCATCGTCCCCATAATTGCAGCATTTGACCACATGCGCGTCCGCGTCCGCGATATGTACACACTCGAACAATATGCACCTGCCGTTGAGCGCCTCTTCGATATCATCGAGCGCGCCTCCAAACTCGAACAGAACCAAGCGCGAGAAAAGCGACGGCGTGAGGTCGAGGAAAACGAGAAACGGAAGGAGTTTAGGCGGGAGAACAAGTTTAAAACaaagcaggagcagatgAGCCAGGAGCAAAGGGAAATGGcaaaggcggagaaggaagcccGCGTGTCTGATAGGtcttcttctcagtctcggcCTCAATCTCCTGATGCCAAGGTCTCCATCTGGGATGCCCCGGAGAGTGAGAGTGGGTGGAGTTCGGATGAGTCTGGAAAGGATGCATAA
- a CDS encoding uncharacterized protein (transcript_id=CADANIAT00001702) — protein MDGTVFCHLYVVRALTSGRARKQPLSDRSETRKRCKTDASAKIVGTCPGSHKITQPRKLESYAFGKW, from the exons ATGGATGGTACAGTCTTTTGCCATCTGTACGTGGTCAG AGCCCTCACAAGCGGCAGAGCTCGGAAACAGCCTCTGTCAGATCGAAGCGAGACCAGGAAAAGATGTAAGACCGAT GCGTCCGCGAAAATCGTGGGGACGTGCCCGGGAAGTCACAAAATTACGCAGCCGCGAAAACTTGAAAGCTATGCTTTTGGAAAATGGTAG
- a CDS encoding uncharacterized protein (transcript_id=CADANIAT00001703) produces MNRNPNLNTGRTGNSSFTDQFNANVDYTRSKMGQGQDDTTGMGQSETQTYGQNLAQAQADAQNEAQAGTAPASRGPAVGTGSSGANVGDDFSKGPSELETSIDSTNAGVDHRRTSYSFTAATLAHPNDRAGPDE; encoded by the exons ATGAACCGAAATCCAAACCTCAATACTGGCCGCACCGGCAACAGCAGTTTCACCGACCAATTCAACGCAAACGTCGACTATACCCGAAGTAAAAtgggccagggccaggatgATACGACCGGTATGGGTCAATCCGAGACCCAGACCTACGGTCAGAATCTAGCTCAGGCTCAAGCCGATGCGCAGAATGAGGCGCAGGCCGGCACTGCTCCCGCTTCACGTGGTCCTGCCGTTGGGACCGGCAGCTCTGGTGCTAATGTGGGGGATGATTTTAGCAAG GGTCCCTCAGAGCTCGAGACTAGCATTGACAGTACCAATGCGGGTGTTGACCACCGCCGGACTAGTTACTCGTTTACCGCGGCGACTCTGGCGCACCCTAACGACAGGGCCGGACCTGATGAATGA
- a CDS encoding sterol desaturase family protein (transcript_id=CADANIAT00001704) yields the protein MATVNPKDSMKSTWRDGNRDEWNFYHHIIDFLNVYHVDRDREVPVHSKDDKIPYVPQWSLHRFVLIYSAVPLLIHQVFSSYTGYTLGPFAAFNFYLFAFNAIIIYEVHILRRLGHKWGFLDGDKHERDGIPDVGIAKVVQSLYKTTGSRLAMSIYFSYSADCLPAQMNWAWLPLEIGLYGIVLDFWFYWYHRAMHDVDFLWKFHRTHHLTKHPNPLLSAYADHEQEFFDMVGVPFFTYMTLKAFGLPMGFYEWWICHEYIAFTEVLGHSGLRIHGTAPSTLGWLLDFFKADIVIEDHDLHHRKGYRKSYNYGKQTRLWDRLFGTCHDRIESAKENIDFDITAPMPLS from the coding sequence ATGGCTACAGTGAATCCCAAAGACTCCATGAAATCCACATGGCGTGATGGCAACCGGGATGAATGGAACTTCTATCACCATATCATCGACTTCCTAAATGTCTACCACGTCGACCGTGATCGCGAGGTGCCGGTGCACTCAAAGGACGATAAGATACCCTACGTACCTCAGTGGTCTCTACACCGCTTTGTGCTCATCTATTCGGCGGTTCCTCTCCTCATACATCAGGTCTTTTCATCTTATACTGGTTACACCCTCGGTCCTTTCGCCGCCTTCAATTTCTatctcttcgctttcaatGCGATTATCATCTATGAAGTGCATATTCTCCGCAGACTGGGCCACAAGTGGGGCTTTCTGGATGGCGACAAGCACGAGCGTGACGGTATTCCCGATGTGGGCATTGCAAAGGTTGTCCAGTCTCTCTACAAAACCACTGGCTCGCGTCTAGCCATGTCGATCTACTTTTCCTACAGCGCCGACTGTCTGCCCGCGCAAATGAACTGGGCATGGCTCCCTCTCGAGATTGGTCTTTATGGCATTGTTCTTGACTTTTGGTTCTACTGGTATCACAGGGCGATGCACGATGTGGACTTTCTTTGGAAGTTTCATCGTACCCACCATCTGACCAAACACCCCAATCCCCTGCTTTCGGCCTACGCGGACCATGAGCAGGAGTTCTTTGACATGGTTGGGGTTCCCTTTTTCACCTACATGACTCTAAAGGCGTTTGGGTTGCCAATGGGGTTTTATGAATGGTGGATCTGCCATGAATACATCGCCTTCACTGAGGTCTTGGGACACAGTGGCCTTCGCATACATGGGACGGCCCCTTCTACTCTAGGATGGTTGCTAGACTTCTTTAAGGCGGACATTGTCATTGAGGACCATGACTTGCACCATCGCAAGGGCTACAGAAAGAGCTACAACTATGGCAAACAGACACGCCTGTGGGACCGCTTATTTGGTACCTGTCACGATCGGATCGAGTCGGCGAAAGAGAATATCGACTTCGATATTACGGCGCCCATGCCGCTGTCTTAG
- a CDS encoding ABC-F family ATP-binding cassette domain-containing protein (transcript_id=CADANIAT00001705) has product MTHSIIATCKQTRFHIDDKPSREVDIEGLTVAVSSVPESVEDPSRTKAKGKSKSKAEARELISDAHLRLKAGVHYGLIGRNGTGKSTLLRAVADKLVPGIPHSTRIAILQQTDTASEDGYAPFYDRTEDQGASEGKFVLDYVMSSDQFRNEVTRKMNFLSKCFETEDPLEPVRGIRRIRHEDTEKQLFLARKNASLRSGARGLQARKELKAVEARFELSRELLEQAKEDIDAEIIKQETQAAIETLQDLQSQFEAMKLVDIEQQASQILTGLGFKEDALSKPFSTLSGGWRMRCMLASVLIQNPDIMILDEPTNFLDLLGVIWLEEYLKQLRDSTQTTVVVVSHDRDFVNAVCEEIVILRDQKLTYFKGNLSAYEQDFEEQKLYWGRMKEAQERQIAHMEATVREGIKVGKKTNDENKLRMAKSRQKKLDNRMGVQVNARGGRFKLNRDLAGWHSSARAEIEVPQDEKGALIALPDPPELRFPGPLISLEGITFKYKTDASPVLKGVDLVMHLGDRVGLMGLNGCGKSTLIRLVAGISVPTQGKVSSHSRLRMGYYAQHSIEELKTRGLGDPSLTALGLMTKDVDGSLNEGQLRGLLSSLGLQGKIVSDVPILRLSGGQLVRLALARIIWNAPHLLVLDEITTHLDYHTVTALATVLSTFKGAILLVSHDRFMVRAVIEGKRDLDHKLDDDFEGVEEESDMELPRRRVVYVMKAGTMTVQDDGVEQFEKSLVKRVQKMLHSARV; this is encoded by the exons ATGACACATTCAATCATTGCAACCTGCAAACAGACTCGGTTTCATATTGATGACAAACCATCCCGAGAG GTTGATATAGAGGGCCTTACAGTCGCAGTATCTTCAGTGCCGGAGTCTGTGGAAGATCCCTCAAGAACAAAAGCAAAGGGGAAATCGAAGTCTAAGGCCGAAGCAAGAGAGCTCATTTCTGATGCGCACTTGCGACTCAAAGCCGGCGTGCATTATGGGCTGATAGGTCGCAATGGCACTGGAAAATCGA CGTTGTTGCGGGCCGTGGCCGATAAACTGGTACCGGGCATACCGCATTCAACCCGAATAGCCATTCTGCAGCAGACAGATACTGCTAGTGAAGACGGTTATGCGCCCTTCTATGATAGaactgaagatcaaggagcAAGTGAGGGAAAGTTCGTTCTGGACTATGTCATGAGCAGTGACCAGTTCAGGAACGAAGTCACTCGGAAGATGAACT TTTTGTCAAAATGTTTCGAGACGGAAGACCCGCTAGAGCCTGTGAGGGGGATTCGAAGGATTCGCCACGAAGATACCGAGAAGCAGCTGTTCCTGGCCCGGAAAAATGCCAGTCTAAGAAGTGGTGCAAGGGGACTGCAAGCGCGAAAAGAGCTGAAAGCCGTCGAAGCAAGATTCGAGCTTTCGAGAGAGCT TCTCGAGCAGGCGaaagaggatattgatgccGAAATCATAAAGCAAGAGACCCAAGCAGCGATAGAAACATTGCAAGATCTGCAATCCCAATTTGAAGCA ATGAAGCTTGTCGACATAGAGCAGCAGGCTAGCCAAATTCTAACTGGATTAGGATTCAAAGAGGATGCCTTGAGCAAACCATTCTCGACATTGTCGGGTGGCTGGCGTATGCGGTGCATGCTGGCGAGCGTCCTGATTCAGAACCCTGACATCATGATCCTGGATGAGCCAACCAATTTTCTAGACCTATTAGGAGTGATCTGGCTGGAAGAATATCTGAAGCAGCTCAGAGATTCAACACAGACGACCGTCGTCGTTGTCTCCCACGATAGGGACTTTGTAAATGCTGTCTGCGAAGAAATTGTCATCCTTCGAGACCAAAAGCTCACTTATTTTAAAGGGAACCTGTCCGCATATGAACAGGATTTTGAAGAACAGAAACTATACTGGGGCCGCATGAAAGAAGCACAGGAGCGCCAGATAGCCCATATGGAAGCAACCGTCCGTGAGGGCATTAAAGTTGGGAAGAAAACCAACGACGAAAACAAGCTCCGCATGGCCAAGTCGcgacagaagaagctcgacaaTAGAATGGGTGTCCAGGTTAACGCACGCGGAGGGAGGTTCAAGCTGAACCGAGATCTAGCTGGCTGGCACTCAAGTGCTCGGGCGGAGATTGAAGTGCCGCAGGATGAAAAGGGAGCTCTGATTGCCTTGCCTGACCCTCCCGAGCTGCGATTTCCCGGCCCGCTTATATCACTAGAGGGGATCACCTTCAAGTATAAAACTGATGCATCCCCAGTGTTGAAGGGAGTTGATCTTGTGATGCACTTGGGAGATCGCGTGGGTCTCATGGGCCTTAACGGGTGTGGAAAATCAACTCTGATCCGTCTGGTGGCCGGCATCTCCGTGCCGACTCAGGGAAAAGTCTCCTCGCACTCGCGGCTAAGAATGGGGTACTACGCCCAGCATTCtattgaggagctgaaaACCAGGGGGCTGGGAGACCCTAGCCTGACGGCGTTAGGGCTGATGACAAAGGACGTGGATGGCTCACTCAATGAAGGCCAGTTGCGAGGGTTGTTATCGTCTCTAGGTCTCCAGGGGAAGATAGTCTCCGACGTTCCGATTCTTCGACTCTCTGGAGGACAGCTT GTTCGTCTGGCCTTGGCGAGAATCATCTGGAACGCACCGCATCTactcgtcctcgacgagatTACCACCCATCTCGACTACCATACAGTCACGGCCCTCGCAACCGTATTGTCCACTTTCAAAGGTGCAATACTGCTCGTTTCCCACGATCGATTCATGGTTCGAGCTGTGATTGAAGGAAAACGCGACCTAGACCACAAACTAGACGATGACTTTGAAGGCGTCGAAGAGGAGTCAGATATGGAGCTACCACGGCGGCGAGTCGTCTACGTGATGAAAGCTGGTACTATGACGGTTCAGGATGATGGCGTGGAGCAATTCGAGAAGAGTCTGGTAAAGAGAGTGCAGAAGATGTTGCATTCAGCTCGAGTTTAA